The Streptomyces sp. HUAS MG91 sequence GCTCGGCGGTGCGGTGCCGCAGTGGGGGGAACAACGTCAGGTTGACGATGGTGCCGATGGCGCAGCCCGTCAGCACGAGGGCCACGATCTGGCCCAGTGCCCCCCATTGCTCGTGACCGGGAACGGTGATGTAGGTGGAGAAGGCGAACATGGCGGCGGTGGCGACCTGGCTGCCTTCGGTGCGCAGGGCCCGCCAGCGGCCGATGATGAGCGCGAGGAGCGTGACGGTGGCGAAGGTGATCAGGTGCGGGCCGACGAACTGGCCCATCGCGCCCTGAATGAGGACGCCGACTGCGACCGCGGCGACGTAGCGCAGGGACTGCCACAGGGACTGATAGACGGTCACCTGCATGATGGCGACGGCGGAGAAGGGGGCGAAGGCTGGAGACTGGGCCTGCCACAGGTCGTCGGCGACGTACCAGCACACGGTCGCGGCCAGCGTCGACTTGATGAGCATGAGGATGACGTGGCGTTCGTGGCCGTCCGTGCCCAGTGCCCGACTGAGCCAGGCTCGTCCTCGGGCCAGGTGGTCGACGGTACGGCTGCGCAGCGGGGGCTGCGGCGGGTTCATGGGCGTCTCCTGGAGACTGCACCCGCGTGCTCGGAGTGACTCGCGGTGCAGTGGTTGTGCTGTGTCGGTCGCGTGCGGGTGAAGGGCTCGATCGAGGACGCCACCAGCACGGCCGGGTCGGGCCGAGCAGCGGAAGGTGCGGCATCCCGTCGGGCAACTGCGCGACCCACCAGGCACGCTCACGCCCGCCCCTGAGCCGGGTAGGAAAAGACGGGCTTCGGGCCAGGCGGGGAGGCCGGAGCTGCCGGGCCTGTGGTCTCCGGCACCGAGCCCGTGTGCCCTTGGGCTCGCACACACAAACCACGCACTCACTGGACGACCGGACGACGATGCGATCCCGACAGAGATGATCATGTGTACGCCAGGACGGCAGCCGCTCATAGTTGCCATAGGGCAGGTATTCGAAGGTAACTGTCGCTGGCGCCGCACCGGCCGGCGTCCAACGCCCTCGCGCGACGGTGACGTGACGGTGACCAGGCTTCGGACTCCGCGCAGACCGCTCTGGGCCGCTTCGCGAAAGCAGCCGACACCCTCGCTGCCGCGCGTGCTTGCAGAAGTGCTCCGCTCGCTGCGTCACACGCAGGGCGGCGATCGGCCGTCGGTATCAGCGTGTGGCCGCGCCGGCGGTCGGCTCCGTCGAGCAGCAGGCGGGTCTGCCCCACCCGCCTTCGGCCTGAGGCTCGGCGGTCCTGAGAAATGGGCCAGCAACTCCTTCCCGAAGGCCTCGCCCGTGTTCGGCTCGGCGGCGAACACGCCGTAGCTGACGAAGAACAGCCGGTCTCCCGGCAGGAAAGGAGAGCAGCAGAGTGTCGACGTAACGCTCACCGCGGTACTGCGCGAGAACGGTTCGGGGACAACGGGTCGACGTACATGCGCCTGCCCTCAGTAGCCGACCATATGGACGGGAAACTGGATGATGGACAGGATCGTGAGAGGCGTCCCACGCCGTTGCGGGCGCGGCCGGGCACAACTCATCATCGGCGCGACCGTAACGACGCACACATCCGGCGGAGCGTAGACATATCACCCTGGGAAATCACCGAGTACCAGGGGCTTGAGATCCGCGATCAGACCCGTCGGTCGTGCTTCACGGACACCCCAAGGCGAACGGGTGATGCCCTCAGCCGGACGTCCGGCTGAGGGCATCACCCGTTCACGGACTCATCCCAGGCCGCCTCGACCACCGCCTCGAACTCCACGGGGAGGTTGAGCTCGGTCTGCAGCGTGAAGACGGCGTCCATCAGAGACCTCAGGCGCTCGGGAGCGTCGGGCATCACATGCGCGGCGAGCCCTTCTCTGAGCCAGAAGGTCTCGCAGGTACAGCTCGGGCTCTTTGACTGAATTTTCAGTTCGTGTCAGAGTCGAGGAAGCGATCGGATGCGTTCGCGCCGCACCGTCACGCCCACCATGCAGCCCGCCGCGCCGACGGATAACTTGACCCCACCACGATCAACGGAGCTCACCGTGCCTCCTCTTCCCCCCACTCGCCGTACAGCCCTTCGCACGCTCACCGGAATCGGTACCGTCATCCTCGGCGCCTCGGCCTGCGGCCCCGGAGAAGAGGCGGTGCGGGCCGCGAGCACCCCCGGTGACCCGGAAACAGCGGCGAAGGGGCTCCGCATGGGGGCCGAGTGGGAGAGCCACGCGCGTACCTTCATGTCGTGGCCCGCGCTGCAGTCGGTGTGGGGCGAGGACCTCCCCTATGTGCGCGAGGACATCGCCCGCGTCGCCCGCGCCGTCGGGCAGTACGAATACGTCGTGATGATGGCCAGGCCCGATCAGCAGAAGGCCGCCCAGAAGGCGTGCGGACGCGATGTCGAGGTCATCCCGCTGGAGGTCGACGACCTGTGGGCCCGCGACACCGTGCCGGTGTTCGTGGAGGACGGCGGCAAGGTCACCGGCGTCGACCTCAACTTCAGCGGCTGGGGCGAAAAGCAGGTGCACACCAACGACGCCCGCGTCGGCGCGAAGCTCCTGGCGAAGTACGGCATCCCGCGCCGGAAGGCCCCCTTCGTCGCCGAGGGCGGCTCCTTCGAGAGCGACGGCGAGGGCACCCTCCTCATCACCGAGAGCTCGATCGTCAACGACAACCGCAACCCCGGAAGGAGCCGGGACCAGATCGAGGCCGAGATCAAGCGTACGCTGGGCATCAAGAAGGTGATCTGGCTGGCCGGCGTGCGCGGCCAGGACATCACCGATGCGCACGTGGACAGCCTCGTACGGTTCACCGCGCCCGGCGTGGTCCTCCTGGACACGGCGCATCCCGACACGCCCCCGGACTCCTGGTCGCGCTCGTCCGACCAGGCGCGGGCCGTGCTCAGCAAGGCCACCGACGCCCACGGGCGCCCCTTCGAGATCATCGATCTGCCGCAGCCGGACCTGTACGAGATCACCGGCGAGGGCGACGACTTCGTGTCGACGTACGCCAACTTCTACGTCGCCAACGACTCCGTGTTCATGCCCAAGTTCGGGGATCGCAAGGCCGACAGGCGCGCCAGGAGCATCCTCCAGGAGCACTTCCCCGGGCGCGACATCGTGCAGGTCCAGATCGACACCATCGCCTCCGGTGGCGGCGGCATCCACTGCTCCACGCACGACGAGCCGGGCAAGCCGGTCGACTGACCCCGCGTCGCGGGGAAGACTGAAATTCCAGTCAACACTCAGAACGGGAGTGTTGACTGGAATGTCGGATGACTCGGTCAGGCGGCCGGCTGCTGCTGGGTGACGCAGTGGATTCCGCCGCCTCCGGTGCCGAGCCTGTCGATGTTGAGCTGCTCGATCGTGCGGCCGGGGTAGAGGCGGGCCAGGGTGGCCTTCGCGGCCTGGTCCGCCGCCGTGTCACCGAACTGGCCGGAGATGAC is a genomic window containing:
- a CDS encoding agmatine deiminase family protein; the encoded protein is MPPLPPTRRTALRTLTGIGTVILGASACGPGEEAVRAASTPGDPETAAKGLRMGAEWESHARTFMSWPALQSVWGEDLPYVREDIARVARAVGQYEYVVMMARPDQQKAAQKACGRDVEVIPLEVDDLWARDTVPVFVEDGGKVTGVDLNFSGWGEKQVHTNDARVGAKLLAKYGIPRRKAPFVAEGGSFESDGEGTLLITESSIVNDNRNPGRSRDQIEAEIKRTLGIKKVIWLAGVRGQDITDAHVDSLVRFTAPGVVLLDTAHPDTPPDSWSRSSDQARAVLSKATDAHGRPFEIIDLPQPDLYEITGEGDDFVSTYANFYVANDSVFMPKFGDRKADRRARSILQEHFPGRDIVQVQIDTIASGGGGIHCSTHDEPGKPVD